The genomic interval GTGACGAATGTCCCAGGCCCCATGACCATGCGTTAATATGAGCATGTGGCTCAGTGTGGATTTATGTGCGAGTGAAGGAACAATGAATGAgattaaagtaaaacaaaaaggagcggAGTTGCCTCCCACCCACACAACAAGCTCAATCCGCCTCACTAGAATTACCTCGGCTGAAGACAAGTTATCAGCAGACGCAGGCTTTGGTTTCTGCGCGCTGAGCAGCGAGTCCTTCAGATCTTTCAGCTCGACCTCAAATTCGTCTCTTTGCGAACGAGATTTCAGCAGCCTGAGGAAAAGAaagtaaatgtgaaaaaaaaaaaaaaaaacagtaaaaaaaagccTCACAGGGACTAATCTGAATTTTGTTTATAGAGAAATACAAAAGAATCCGGTTTGGTTTCTGCAAATCTTTCAGGCAAATGGCCCTTTTTGGCAAAGGTCCAAGAAAAACCTCTGAATAAGGATTCTCCTGTTATCAAGAAgatgcatttcatttcagcGGATTAAGCCCAGGCCTCCTGCTGTTAACCAGTGACATGGGGAAATCTTTTGGGGAAAGTTTTGCCGATGGGGTGCTTACGGTTCTTCTTGATGTGGAATGAGGAGGTTTCCAGATGAGCTTTGGGCTAATTTTTTTATCTCACAAATTGCAGAGCAGACGTGGTCGGGCACAGTTTGTCTACTGCTCTGCAACAGTTGTGTACTCTCTGATCTGTGTACTGTCCAAGGCCTGAGATCGTTGGATAACGTCTTTCCATGTAATGTGCATTTCAAAAGGCTAACTCGCCTTTCTGTTGGTATTTGATATTACAATCTGTCCTCGAAAGTAATAGCAGTAGATCATCACactatacacagacacacacacacgctaaagtCTGCAGTGGcgaacaacaaacaaagcacaaGGGGATTAAAGCACTACGCTAATCGGTTAATGAGGCATTTTAAGCCAAGttgcattcattatttattcaaaatcaATTATGTTGAATAACAATTAAATCCGAGCATCTTTTGTTAagattgaaaaacatttttttaatttcattgatTCATCTGGATTCAATCTTGACAATTATTCAAGATTTCTGaataatgattattttattagGATTGATTGATTTGGTTTATTGTCACTGGATTACAAAATATTTCACATATCTGATGATCAAAATCATCAGATATCATGGAACCCGCTCTGATATGACCAGAGTGGGTTTTGTTTATGCTCAAGTGATTCCAGGGAACACATCGGTGCTGATTGCAAACGAGGCTAAAGCTACTCAAACCAAACACGGTGAGattgattctctctctcacgtTCGACTGCTGGCGGCGTGCGTCCCGCTCCTGCTGAATGACAAGTCAAGTGAAAGAGGgcatacattaaaaaataactccccaaaaaaaaaaaaaaaaagtttcatcagtgatttcacattgttttttttggtgatAAAAGTGTAAAACTTTGTGGAGTGCGTTTGAAGCGGTTATGGCTTCATAATCAGTTGGGGTTATCTCCATATTCATAGTCTTTGAACGTTACGTCATGCTTGtgcagtgcttttttttttcttgcgtcCTTTGAAGTCAGATACTGAAAAAGATACAGTGCGTCTATTCCAAGCCCACAATTGAGTGATAAAATTCCAGAAAAGGCGTATAGACACTAACTCTTCTCGGGTGTTGTGCAGCTCCTGGGCCGCGCTGTCCAGCCGTGTCTTCCACTGCTTCTCCTGATGCCTGCAGCCGTCCAATTCGTCCTGCAGCGTCAACATGGAGGAGTTCACCCTCTCCCGCTCTTCTTCGATCTGCTCCTGCGACTGAAACGCGGCcgcgcacaaacacgcaaacaatTACTTTACGAGTCACGTTGAATTATTTCTTAACCCCCCTTTTCATTATGATGTTGCAGAAACGCAGTGATTCAGAAAGGAGTTTCCCCAAACCCAAATCCATCACATCTCATAGTTCAGTTTCTATTCCAGGCAAATAAGGATCCGACTCCTTTAATTCTGCCGCCGCCAAATAAATCGCCACATCAAAAAGCAGCTGCCAGCCAGACTGCTTGTTTCCTGCTCTCGAGCTGCGTTATACTTTCTTTCCCTGACGCTGCCGTTTCGAGAATCTAACGATCTATTCCCGCACACATATATGATTCAAATTTCCTCCACACCACATCCGCCAGTACGACACTCCAAAAATAGTCAACTGGAAAACTTTCACGCCGCAATCACAAGTCGGAAAATTCTCTTTGTGGAAGTCTTCGCACGGGCTCATCCTGACCCCGTGAAGCCCCGACACACTGACAGCACGccgacacacaaaacacaacaacaagacATAGCGTGAGTGAATAAGGAGACGGATGCAACTTCAAAGCACAATTGAATAAGGACATAATTACGGATGCAGAACACACAGCCTCCCTGACAGGTCTAACCTGACTGTTCTCCCAGTACATCTGTACAAAACGAGGCTCGGCAAAGAAAACTCATGTTGTGAATGTTTCCGTCTACAAAGACGTCACCAGCGAACTATTCaaagtatataataataatcaaaaaattcaaatgaattgaAGTTACCGGGAGCTCAAAAATAAACCGTCAAAGAGTTTATGAATCCTCTGGTTAATTTCTTTGTCATCTCCAGGCGCTTCCTTTGACACGGACTCAACATAATGAGAAAAGACAATGTGAAAATATGCGGCAGAGTGCAGGTCTGTGCTACGCAACTGAACGGCCCTCTATttttaactaaaataaaacaagtaaatgctgaaaaacacTTTTATAAAGTGAGTGCAGGCATTCATCAGTGTGCAGAATCTTATGTTTGTGATCCAGAGCTGAAGCGGACTTAAAGACAGAAAATGGAGATCTGGCCGAGCTATTCTCTTAACGGGGGATTTATTACCGTCTCGTTTTGTTATTTGTTCACTTTATTGAATGACTAGTGTTGGTTCAGTGACATCATTAGAATCTCACCAGTACACACTCTTCGTACGGTAAAGTAACTGCACAATGTAGATGATCAAACTTGCTTTACTTTTAAAGAAGACCTATCAGGCCAATGGTCCTCGACAAGAATGTTAGATTTTCCTTCTGTACCATCAGTCTGATGACTCTTATTCTGCACTGCTCATTTAAGCCTGAACAGTTTTATCCACTAGAAAAAAATGAACCACTGCTTCCCTGCAGTTCAGCCCCAGTAGACCTTAAGGGCTCCTAGGATGGAGCCACCCACCTGTGTGAACTGCTCCATGGTTGTCCTCAGGTTGTCCATGTCCTGGCTGTACTGCTCCCTCAGGGCCTCCATCTCCCTGTCATGGCACTCCACTTCCTCCTTCAACGCCCCCTTCAGGGCCGTCAGCTCCCGCTCCCGCTGGCGTAGGACCTCCTCCTGGCGCCGACGCAACATGGCGGCCTCAGACAGGTCGGCCTGCAGAGACATCACGTCCTGCAGGGAGACACGGTCAGATGGATGGAGAAGCGAGAAATGCGgcaatgttttcatttgtgtgtgtgaatgtgttccTCCCATAATTTGCAGAAGTACCGTCTGCTCTGAGTGGGGCGAGTTTTCTGAAgccctcctcagctcctcctgaaGTTCAGCCAGCTGATCATCCTGTAGGCGCAGACGAGACTCCGCCCCCTCTCTGGCCATTCGCTCCTCGGACagtctgcacacagacacacacaggttatCAATATAGTAACgccacacacaataacacaataacGAGCCCATCAAGTCAGGTTGCCGCGGCAAAAGAGCCACAGGACAACATGAAGGGGCTTATTGTtgatgcgcacgcacacacacacacacacacacacacacacacacacacacacacacacacacacacacacacacacacacacacacacacaggtgtacacacaaaaacaggtcCTTACTCATCTTGGACTTGCTGCAGTTCTTCCTTGCAGCAAATAAGTTGCCCCTGAAGCTCCTCAAGTTTCCCCTTTTGGAGGCTGCCGTCAAATCGTCCCTATTGTGtagaatgtaaacacacacacacacacacacacacgcacacaaacagagagagagaaagcatgtGAGGGGCAaggtgagacagagagaaacaggACAAACAGcgagcacaaaacacacacacacacaccgaggagCACTGGAAGCATCACAACAGAGTGTCTAAGTCAACTTTGCTGATGCATTATGCCCTCTGTACTATCTGACACTTTAAAAGCAGAAACCCTGACTCGGATTCCTTGCCCTAGTTTCTGACAGTTAGAAATCTAGGCCCGGCAGTGTGCTCAGATATGgtcaaaagagagagacagccTGCTCACATTTAAAACTTTTTCTTAGAGGCTGTTACGGGAGCAGAACACCCCCTCAGCCCCGTCAGGGCTCCCGCTCTGTGAAAAGGAGGCGCAGCCGGCccatgatccccccccccctcttatcgTCCTACACGCTCATTACAGGGACGCACACGGAAGCAGAAGAAGGGAGACAGAGCGAGGATCACGGATGGTTTCGCTCCTCGGGGGGAACTCACTTCTCAGTGGCGTAATACGAGGATGCATTTTGTACAGATTTGCTTCATTTTCCTCTGGCCCCCTGCAGATAAATCCGTTCCGGGATATTTCAGTTACTGTCTGTCCTCACAACGAGATAATTAATAGAAGATAAGATTTTCTTTCGAGTGCTTTGGTTGAATTGCATCAGCTGTATTCATGTATGTATTAATCTACAGTTAAAGAGACCTGGCCTGCAGTCTTAGCAGAACTACTTAGTAGGACTCAAagataaaaaactaaaatgttctgTAATGGTATATTAAAGATTATTTCATCAGACTTTTGCTTTTTTCCTTCATGAATCACTAGTAAATGTTATTGCTTCAATCCAAGAGAAGCAAAGGGAGAGGAGCAGCTTCTTCTGGGTATTTCAGTATTGAGCCCCAAATAAACTGATTGAAGATGCAGAATGCAACATTACTTTTCTGTTAATTGTTGGCTTCCATTCAATGTTGTCCTTGTATTACCCCTTTCCAATGTGGATaacttctatatatatatatagattggATGTTATCTGGTTGTATCACTGATTGCTTCAAAACAGACTTGGAGGATCCCTCTGTATAATATACACTCATGTGATCCTGCTCTGATCTTATGTTTTCAAATCATGCAGACAAAAGCAATGTTTTGGTTTCGAGGCAGAGCCGGAGAAAACGGAAATAGCCTCAGGCGGAAAACAAACATTGTGAACCCCTTCGCCCTGCAGTCTGATGCTGCCTGTGGACGTTCCAGTAGCTGTTAGCACTTCTGAAGAGCCCGAGATGAATgctgcaaaagaaaacagcaactAAATAAAGTGAAGTGGGCAGCATGGTTACAGCCTTAAAGAACATGGCACGGTTTTCACCACAACACCAAAAAGGATCTGTGCTAtctggcaacccccccccccacaagctGGGGCCAGGTTCCAGACCAATTCAATTATTGATGGGTCTCAATGACTGGCTGCTCAACACACACTGAGCCCTCAACAGCTTTCCTCTGCAGGTGCACCGTTGCCAAGAGACAAGACGGGCAAACAATTCAGACGCAGCCATGGTCACCACACCGCTGAGAAGTACATAACAAGGGGGTCATACATAATCAAGAGGATGCAATATGAGAATCTCCAGGACACAGAGGAATAACTCATGTATGTAGATTTATGCAGAAGGATGCAAATTAACTGGAAGTGGTGGGCTAGTAAAAAGCGTGGCGCAATCATTTTAATACGGTTTCACAGGAGCACAAAGGAGCAAAGCTGCCGCCAAAAATGACAGCGGAATACTCTGCATGCTCCTTTATTCTTGCATTTTTTGGCATGTCCAAAGAGGATCCTTGGAGACAAAGTGAATGAGATACTCGTAtcctcagagaggaggagacggtgcCAACCATCTGTTAACTTAGCAAGAGCTACTCTGTTGAGAAGAAGACGCCCGTCAGACACCACATCTCAGCTACGTGAACCTTTGAGATGACATTGTTTGTAACACAATACTTAGCATGAACTTGTATGCTTCCAATATTACTGTTTTCTATTCTGTAAAGAGTGCCAGTGAGTGTACACGTCGTACCTTTACACTGCCGTTTGTCTCGGCGACGGGGTTGGCGTTTCTTCTAAAGGACGCTTCCCTCTCGGTGATGCTGATAAATAAACCGGGGACAGAGGTTCAGATTAGAAAAGCACGTGTATTTGCATTCGGTCGCATCGTACAATGCCTGTGGACATTCCGCAGCGGGATcaataaaggattatcttatcTCGTGACACGCTTGATGTTTACTTACCCGTTTTTAAGGACGTTGTGAGCAACCTGCTTCACTGGCGCTTCCTCCCCGTTGACTTTGCTTTGATTCCTCGCAGTGATCTCCTTCCAATACAGTTTGCAGAGTGAGCCGGCAGACACGACACAAAGAGACAATTTAATACTCATCATGGCACCGGCACTCTGGTACTCACAGGCTTTTTGGCTACAGCTGGATGGTGGTCCCTCGCAACAAACTTCCCCGGCGACTTGAAGCTCGGCCGGGGGGCCTCGAGTGCCGTCACCCTGGAAACCGGCGCGGTGCCGCTGCCCGCTGGCACGGATGCAGCCGACAATTTGGAGGAGGCGGACAGAGGAATGGCGGCGTAGGGGTTCGGAGTCGGAGAGGGAGTCTCGGGCTGGGCATCTTTCCTCGCGTCAAGGCTTCTCGAGCGCCGGTGCTCGTCGAACCTcagcctctgcctccctcccggGCGGCCTCTCGCCTGCGGGCCGCCCGCTGGGGTCCCACTGTTGAACTTACTGATGAGTTTGTTGATGGGAGCCAAGGAGTTGACGTCGATCTCTGGGACGGGCTCCACGTCAGCTGGCGGTGGAGGTTTCGGGAGAGCCTCGGGAGAGGAATCCGGGCTTATTTTGCGCCCTATGTGTCTTCCCAAAGAGCCGGTGTAACCAAAGCCCGTTTGCTTGAACCCTTTGGGTCCCGCGCCGTTTAACTTGACGCGTTTCAGGCCAGCTTCGTTGTACTCCTCGTCGCTGGTCTCATCTCTGCTTCTCTGCGATTCCCCGGCTCTCTCTTTGTGTCGGGGTTCGGCTCTTCTGCCGGCTCCACCCTCCTCGTCCCCTTGTGTTCCTGCCTGACCGTCCCCCGGAGGCCTCTTATGAGGGCTCCCAAAAATCTCCCCGACCTCATCGTCTGACGGAGACACGGGGGATCGTGCTGTGTTTGCAGCACGGCTAAAGGGGTTTGTGAACTCCTGCGCTCCTCGATTTGTTTTGGGGTGGCTGTTGAGAGGTGAAGGTGGCCCCGAGCCGGGAACGGGACTGTTCAGCTGCACTCCATAGGAGTCCCCCTTCTCGCCATCTTTCATGACCACATAAGGCTGTCCGGAGATCCCCTGAACGTGCACTGCCACCCCGTACTTATTGGAAGGAGAGGCTGCGCTGTTGTTCCCTCTGGATTTATCGGGATAACCTCCGCCTGTGTCGTGGAGGTCCTTGATGAAGCGGATCTGGACGCCGTAGTCCACAAGGGGCTTCCGGTCTGTGGACGCAGGGTTCATGCTGACTTCCTGGTTTCTCTGAGAGCAGCCTTGGGGGCAGAACAGCAAAGACACAAATTAGGTGAATCGAAAGCTGGAcgagaaatcccccccccctttttcgcACTCATTGGCAAAAGACATTTTGTACATGTGTTGCTTTGCTAAAATATGAATTTTGCTTTTGCATTTTTTAGgctttaaaaaagtaaacacTCTGCAACTCAAAGAGTCGTCGTTCAACCTGAATGTGTCACTCCTTCCTCCCAGGTAGAGTCATTATGACTATACGATAATGCCACATTGCTGGTATGAAGCAATCCTCGCATAACAAATATGCCCCACGGTGTACTTCTGAGGCTCTTTGAACAGGTCGAGGCGTACTTTTATTTGGTGAAAACAAAGATGAAGTATTGACACTCAAACTGTCAATTTTTTAACCCAATCATTAATAATGGAAggattttctttcctgtttttatGTAACAGTTGTTAAGCAGAAAGAGGCAGAggtgtttgtgtctttaataTTGGGGAAACAATTACAGCAACTGAACCATACACAGACTGTACAAATGAATCAGCGTTGGATTTGACTTAATGGACATATTTGCATTACTGTTGTCACAGGTAGCAAACTAACTTCTGTGACTTTATTATTGTGTAAATATATAGTAGTACTCACATTGGAAATGTAGGGTCCAGCGTTCTAATAAAAAACAGTGGAATTGCATTGGTATCCaaccaaaaatatatttgtctcTATTGTACATGGCGAAGGAAGAACATCAATTCCTCACATTTGAGACGTTGGAACCACTGCATGCCATTTTTGCTGGATAACTGAATCAAATTATTATGTTCTTAATATCCGAAGATTATTcggtttaataaataaataatataaaaatgaaatgtagtcTAAGCATGCCACGGCACCTTTGATGCTCTGAAAATGAGCCTGGTGATGAACACAGCGCGAGGATGAACACTCCTCCTTTTGTCCCGGCGCTGCGGAGCATTAAACACCGGGGGGCTCGGTCAGGAATGGGCCTCCCGCCTCGTCGCCAAAGTCTCCACAGTCACCAGACTTCAGAGTGGACTCAGTCAGACGTAGACTGTTTACTTTGAGCtgtgcagccacacacacacacacacacacacactggggcttgtgtctgtgtgtgcacacatacacacctactTGAAAGCGTGTGCACAGACATATGCAGGGACCTGCTTTGCAAATCACCATCTGGTAGGAGGTGGTTGGATGTAATAAGCATGGCCGGTTTTTCAGTGGAAAGAACTACTAACTTCTATGAAATCACGTTAAAACGTGTCTTTTATTGCATGGACACGTTTTTTCCACTTCAAATACGTTAGTCTTTGTATTTAAGCTCAGCAGAATCAGCCTTTGGCTTTCAACCGCAGCCTGTTTCCTATGTCCAAGACACAAAGATGTGACTCTCACGGAAATTAAAATGTAACCAAATTCAACTGACAGGTTGGTTATAGTGTAACACCGAGCACCTCTACTGGCATCGAGGTCAGATTGGCGAATGAAAGTCAGGCTTTGTCTTTCTGGGAAACATTCCTGGGATTCCAGCCGTTCCCTTTGCACTGGGCATTGCGCGTGgtttgcatttgtattaataaGGACAGATTAAGAGGAAACGCAGAAGTCGGGCAGCGTTTACTGTAAGGCCTGTGCACAAGTGGCCACACAGGCAGTAAATAAAAAGGTGAAGAGACTCATTAAAAGACAACCAAGTAAAACTggagattaaaaacacaactgaTGCCCCCTTCCTGACAtaataaaccaaaacaaacacaccggaTATTAAAACAGTGATCCTAAAAAAGGGACTGTGGGATGTGATGGTCTATTGTCTCGGCGCAAAAATGTTGTTGGACGTAAAGACGGACTTAGCCTGCTTGGTGACAACAGGTTCACCTCCTCTCGGGCTCTTTCCTGTCACAAGGAATGCTGAGTCAACAACGGGGACAGGAATGTCCCCAAACGGGCCCGTCTGCCATCGTCCCCTTCTCCTCACCCTGGTCATTCAACTTTCTCCCACTCCCCCTTTGGTATGTGATGACGGGCTACTATGATAGTAGGGCAGCAGGATTTTTTTCTATCATAAGATCGGTTAATCCATCAATAACCAGACGAGTGATTTAAAAACAGTGCGGACAATTTATGTAATTGTTTGGGTCATCCATAGAGCAAATACTCAAGAAAGGTTCAGTGGCCAAAGTCTGCAAAAGTCAGGCTTTACTCCTTCATTTCCATTTCCGATTCAATATCTTTAGGATTTTTTACCCAATGGGTGGATCAATCCACACAAGCCTGCCCCACTACTTAGATTAAGCAGAATCTTTCAAAACATATGActaataaaagtaataaatgaACATACCGCTTTATCATTCATACCCAATAGTTTCAACGCCCACCGTTTAATAGGGAACTACTTTGTTGTCGTTGGTGCAGGCAGTGCTTCCGCTTCTCTtgtacaaaacacaaacaacctgGATGCGTGTccgtcattaaaaaaaaaggtccatgTGTACATGGACACCTCAAAGGGCGCTCGCGGCGTGTCCCCAGGCGCACGTTTTTAGGACAGGACTGTTTGTGGAgcaatttatttgaaatgcaacGAAAGTGAGGATGGGGGAGCGCTTACTTTACTTTCTGCTGTGGTCTTGACGTCTATATCCAACAAAAGCGTCTAGTAAGGCGGGACTTCCCGGGTCCTTTTAATAAGTGGAAAGACAGGAGCCGCCATTGGAGCAAAGTAAGCCCCCGCGCACCTGTCTGCTCGTGGATTAATTGCGTCACACCCACCCATCCGCTCAGGCAGTATCGGTGCGCGTCGAAACCACCGGCTTGTTGACTCGCTCCGGCGGGACCGAGACCTGCAGCGACAGGGGGGGTAAACAAGCGCCGCACCTGCCCCCCCGGCCTGCCCACGCGGCGCGCGCACTCCCTCAACGCGTGCACCCGCTACCGTGACCTCTGGTGCATCCTCTCTGCGCCAAATCCAATTAAACCAAACCTTCCACAACACGTCCGGCTGAACCGATGCTCGGTCATTAGCGAGAGCAGGAAAAAGccaaagggggagggaggaaagggggaggaggaggggggtcaatcCAATAGTAAAGCCACAGGTGTCCGTTTCTGCTCGGCCAAATGTAGTAAAAACTGCCCGCTCAGTAAATCGGGGGGCTTAAAGTGTTGGACTGCGCGCCCCCCACCTGATCCCGCAACAGGAAGTGTTCAGTAGATGAAGCAGCTGTAAATACTTATTCTACCGCACCTGCAAAGACGAGCCGAATCCCGAGACGTTGCTCCTGGACGCGTCTTCGCGGAAGCAGCAGCTCTGGTGGGATAAGAAGATGTTACTCAATGAACTGAGGACACCGGGGAATcgtttattcccccccccacacaccaccaccacctctcgTCCAGTGCAACCTGTTGCCAGAACATCGGATAGTCGTCGTCCCGCCTCAGGAGCGATTTCATTGGTGGGCGGCTCACCGAAGGGGCGGGGCCTGCTGTTAGCGCTGGCTCGTcgctgcacaaacaaacacaactatGTGAGGTGTCTCAACAAAGGTGTTACGGGGAAATTATTTctcaattatatttaaaaatatgtgtGCACAGCAGCATTGGCCCGTGGTCATATCTAATAGTACTGCAGTTCATAGACAAAGTGATCACGATGGACAGGAGACATGTTATACATGCTTATTGACTCTCTGTAGATCCACTCTAACCAATTGCCACGAAATTGTATATGCAAATATGCAATTATATAAGGTGAAATTGGACCATGGGACGGGAAACCGTAATTCATACCTATACCCCAAATAACCGGAGATCAACCATTTTGACTCATGTACACAAAATACGACTGACATACTTTATACTGTACAATTTTAATTAGTGAACCATATTTCTCTATGTGAAAATTTCATAAAGTACCATATACAAATGTCAAACATTAGAAATAATATCCTAATgtacagacattttatttggtTTCCCACCAAGAACTTTGTAATATGGtgttaattacaaaaaaagagcATTACAGAGAACACAAGTAAATAATGATTATAATGAATCTCTGGAAACGTTAAGTTTACTACTGTTGAAATGTTTCCTTCTCAAGAGATCTATTATCTATGTCTATTTCTGCATGTTCTGGCTAAAAGTCCcttgtttatattttattggAGTAAGTGTTAATTGAATGCTCTAATCCTTTTACATATATAATTAGCACCAAATCATTATTCTTTGTAGGAAATGTAAGaatgtaataatacattattaggACATTAAAGGTGTAGACCCATAGAATGAAGTTCTTTCTGAACTTAAACCTTTGATGAGGATGTGCTCATGTAAATACTTACAGAATTTATGTAGGTGTCCcttataaaaaaaatgcattgttCCCTGTTTCATTTGGGGTTTCCAACCCTCATTTTAATACAAttagcaaacaaataaaaaaaaatgtgaataaaaacagacatggacaagtacaaaaaacaaaattctGTCTTTACTTCAGAGTTCAGTACCTTTCCCTTCCCCACCCGGTGTGAGACTCACTGGTCCCTGCAGGTTCCACCATGAGGCGCCAGAGCAGAGCAAGAGCACAGCACAGATACCAGTACGAAACCAAAAAAGAACAGCTGAGAGAGCAAGAAAAATAAAGGCAACTTGGACATTGAATAAAGAAAAGGTAAAGAGACGGAGGGGAGAATAgttataaacacattttacaatgACAGAAATGTGAAGAATGGGTATCGTTCGCTCTTAAGTTATTTGGTCTACTTCAAGGCCTCCTGCAGCGCAGAGGTCAGAATATAAACAGATCTGATATTTACTGCATTGGTTCACATGCAACTCCGTCCCAgattattaatttttttaattttattttttaaagtactATGCACATACTTGCTTTGCCAACACCATACAAAAGCACTGACTTCACAATTCATGTGTACTGCAGAGATAAAAAGAAACTGTTGACTCCAATGTACTGGATAAAAACCAAAAATTCATACTGTAGACAACCAAGACACATACGTTTAActtattattttgttcattgGTCAACTCTGTAGCACGTTCACAACTGATGCAAGTTCCAGAAAATTGATTTGTCCTCATTATTTACAACTAATCAGCACCGAGTACCAAACGACGGATGTACgcggtcaaagtgtgtgtgtgtgtacaaggaGGAGAAACTGACTAAAGAATTTTAAAAGATATGTTTTCACCcccaatccttttttttgttgtcaaaaaACACTTAACTTTAACGCAGCAATACACTGTagttttttgattttctttccctTGCCTGCAGTAAAAAGACAAAGCGATAGGCAATTGAAAAAATTAATCATTTTGATGGAAAATAATGCTGTGATCTACACAAGACCCTTTTAGATTTTCAGGCACTCTTTCAATAATTTGTCTCTATTTTGAAGATTTTACATACATCATGTTTCTCTTAATTACAGCCAAGAAACATTAGAGAATAACGCAGAGAATAAC from Gasterosteus aculeatus chromosome 10, fGasAcu3.hap1.1, whole genome shotgun sequence carries:
- the cgnb gene encoding cingulin isoform X8, translating into MGCSQRNQEVSMNPASTDRKPLVDYGVQIRFIKDLHDTGGGYPDKSRGNNSAASPSNKYGVAVHVQGISGQPYVVMKDGEKGDSYGVQLNSPVPGSGPPSPLNSHPKTNRGAQEFTNPFSRAANTARSPVSPSDDEVGEIFGSPHKRPPGDGQAGTQGDEEGGAGRRAEPRHKERAGESQRSRDETSDEEYNEAGLKRVKLNGAGPKGFKQTGFGYTGSLGRHIGRKISPDSSPEALPKPPPPADVEPVPEIDVNSLAPINKLISKFNSGTPAGGPQARGRPGGRQRLRFDEHRRSRSLDARKDAQPETPSPTPNPYAAIPLSASSKLSAASVPAGSGTAPVSRVTALEAPRPSFKSPGKFVARDHHPAVAKKPEITARNQSKVNGEEAPVKQVAHNVLKNGITEREASFRRNANPVAETNGSVKGRFDGSLQKGKLEELQGQLICCKEELQQVQDELSEERMAREGAESRLRLQDDQLAELQEELRRASENSPHSEQTDVMSLQADLSEAAMLRRRQEEVLRQRERELTALKGALKEEVECHDREMEALREQYSQDMDNLRTTMEQFTQSQEQIEEERERVNSSMLTLQDELDGCRHQEKQWKTRLDSAAQELHNTREESGTHAASSRTLLKSRSQRDEFEVELKDLKDSLLSAQKPKPASADNLSSAETRRCREDLKQARAALDKQKGELDERSEALRALRQASGEKEAELLSEVGLLKEELQKYKAELEKASERTKESSGGSSGRTEVDYGTNAELQEANTRLRERLARMTKLHSSAPRSPETEEAVEALEDENRSLKTQLDEAKRGNVRLSKEKDELGRRLEERELEREALRRGKIDLEEQKRLLDRALEKMNKEMEIMMGESRQSVATLQTQLEDYRERSRKDIVEAQRNCKDRLAELQRAQNNLKAQQEEVSRLKKELLVCSEERDSAQLERDLLSNRLKHLDSELESEKSAHTDRTREIRALEDKIKTLEIELDEEKSGVELLNDRITRTRDQVDQLRSELMQERSARNDLEMDKSALERQMKDLKSRLVDMEGPSRPSPALNLLENKIQELEERLHSEEREKASIHAAQKRMERKLKELNATLDQERNQHVEQRDQLSLRVKALKRQVDESEGEVERLEGVRRKVLRDLEEQQELQEALHAKVTALETELKRKAQHAHRAALGSSTLSSEDEEGFYDTNVAESHPQTSDC
- the cgnb gene encoding cingulin isoform X7 produces the protein MGCSQRNQEVSMNPASTDRKPLVDYGVQIRFIKDLHDTGGGYPDKSRGNNSAASPSNKYGVAVHVQGISGQPYVVMKDGEKGDSYGVQLNSPVPGSGPPSPLNSHPKTNRGAQEFTNPFSRAANTARSPVSPSDDEVGEIFGSPHKRPPGDGQAGTQGDEEGGAGRRAEPRHKERAGESQRSRDETSDEEYNEAGLKRVKLNGAGPKGFKQTGFGYTGSLGRHIGRKISPDSSPEALPKPPPPADVEPVPEIDVNSLAPINKLISKFNSGTPAGGPQARGRPGGRQRLRFDEHRRSRSLDARKDAQPETPSPTPNPYAAIPLSASSKLSAASVPAGSGTAPVSRVTALEAPRPSFKSPGKFVARDHHPAVAKKPEITARNQSKVNGEEAPVKQVAHNVLKNGITEREASFRRNANPVAETNGSVKGRFDGSLQKGKLEELQGQLICCKEELQQVQDELSEERMAREGAESRLRLQDDQLAELQEELRRASENSPHSEQTDVMSLQADLSEAAMLRRRQEEVLRQRERELTALKGALKEEVECHDREMEALREQYSQDMDNLRTTMEQFTQSQEQIEEERERVNSSMLTLQDELDGCRHQEKQWKTRLDSAAQELHNTREDRSGTHAASSRTLLKSRSQRDEFEVELKDLKDSLLSAQKPKPASADNLSSAETRRCREDLKQARAALDKQKGELDERSEALRALRQASGEKEAELLSEVGLLKEELQKYKAELEKASERTKESSGGSSGRTEVDYGTNAELQEANTRLRERLARMTKLHSSAPRSPETEEAVEALEDENRSLKTQLDEAKRGNVRLSKEKDELGRRLEERELEREALRRGKIDLEEQKRLLDRALEKMNKEMEIMMGESRQSVATLQTQLEDYRERSRKDIVEAQRNCKDRLAELQRAQNNLKAQQEEVSRLKKELLVCSEERDSAQLERDLLSNRLKHLDSELESEKSAHTDRTREIRALEDKIKTLEIELDEEKSGVELLNDRITRTRDQVDQLRSELMQERSARNDLEMDKSALERQMKDLKSRLVDMEGPSRPSPALNLLENKIQELEERLHSEEREKASIHAAQKRMERKLKELNATLDQERNQHVEQRDQLSLRVKALKRQVDESEGEVERLEGVRRKVLRDLEEQQELQEALHAKVTALETELKRKAQHAHRAALGSSTLSSEDEEGFYDTNVAESHPQTSDC